One genomic region from Bufo bufo chromosome 3, aBufBuf1.1, whole genome shotgun sequence encodes:
- the IQCC gene encoding IQ domain-containing protein C — protein MEMEESCARILQAHIRGFLVRRKLHKVHQEYLEVVREIEGEDVILCPGKWLLSIPQVTALDKVQITRPDKPEYNGFAHSKLSSSSKQSIEFQHRETPFNITFGGKVHVKKTETRMPSFVREKDVQSLEQQCQKMMDDPIETLGPNQDISFIQGTKAEREGFFPENISLERDRCIQQTDGPVREVSHMETDSPVREVSHAETDGPVREASHAETGAPIREASHAVSDGPVREASHRVTNGRVREVSHAETDGPVQEDSHTVADALVGETRHRDDKNIEVPSRTSDPDIKHHLPHSKAKGTFPSLELRRDSILWFEETVNTDITMKTARELRKYRSHLAMEILWVQQAIASRKNYLMVRQRLGACD, from the exons GCCCACATCCGTGGTTTTCTGGTCCGACGGAAGCTACATAAGGTTCATCAGGAATAtttggaggtggtgcgagagataGAGGGAGAAGACGTTATCCTGTGCCCAGGAAAATGGCTCCTATCTATCCCACAGGTCACTGCGTTG GATAAGGTTCAGATAACCAGACCAGACAAACCAGAATATAATGGCTTTGCCCATTCAAAGCTTTCAAGTTCTTCTAAACAGTCTATAGAATTCCAGCATAGAGAAACACCTTTCAACATAACCTTTGGAGGAAAAGTGCATGTGAAGAAAACAGAAACACGTATGCCTTCATTTGTCCGAGAAAAAGATGTCCAGAGCCTGGAACAGCAATGTCAGAAAATGATGGATGACCCTATCGAGACCCTTGGCCCAAACCAGGATATCTCCTTTATTCAGGGAACAAAAGCAGAAAGGGAAGGTTTCTTTCCAGAGAACATTAGTCTGGAAAGAGACAGATGCATTCAACAGACTGATGGTCCAGTACGAGAGGTTAGCCATATGGAGACTGATAGTCCAGTGCGAGAGGTCAGCCATGCAGAGACTGATGGTCCAGTGCGAGAGGCCAGCCATGCAGAGACTGGTGCTCCAATACGAGAGGCCAGCCATGCAGTGAGTGATGGTCCAGTACGAGAGGCCAGCCATAGAGTGACTAATGGCCGAGTACGAGAGGTCAGCCATGCAGAGACTGATGGTCCAGTACAAGAGGACAGCCATACAGTGGCTGATGCCCTAGTAGGAGAGACCAGACATAGAGATGACAAAAATATAGAGGTTCCATCAAGGACTTCTGACCCTGACATAAAGCACCACCTACCTCATTCTAAGGCAAAGGGTACTTTTCCTAGTCTGGAACTGAGAAGAGACAGTATCTTATGGTTTGAAGAAACTGTGAATACAG ATATCACCATGAAGACTGCAAGGGAGCTAAGAAAATACAGAAGTCATTTGGCTATGGAGATCTTGTGGGTGCAACAAGCAATTGCTAGTAGAAAGAAC TATCTTATGGTAAGACAGAGGTTGGGAGCCTGTGATTGA